TTCTAATTGTCATTGGTCATTGGTCATTTGTCATTTGTCATTGGTCATTCTTCTCTCCCTTGTCCCCCTTGTCCCCACTCCCCACTCCCCAATCCCCAATCCCCACTCCCCACTCCCTAAAAAGAAGTGCTGGAATTATCGGCAGCAATGGGTAGTATAAATAACAAATCCTGGCTTATTTATTAGCCCTTTGAGCGCCCAGATGATTGAAATCTTAGCCACGCTTTCTGCCTCAGCGGCAGCAGGAATGAGAATCGGCATACCTCTGCTGATAATTGGACTCTTGCAGGGCAGTCATTTTTGGTCACAAGTGCCAATTTTATCGCACATTTCTCCGCCAGTCTTGTTAGGCTTACTTACCATCTGGTCGCTAGTTGAACTATTTGCTTCAAAAAAGCTTACAGGACAAAGAGTACTACAAGTAGTTCAGTTGTTATTGTCTCCCCTTGTAGGGGCAATCATGGGCTTAGCAGTAGCTTCGGCAACAGCAACACCAAACTGGCTCATTGCTTTAATTGGTGGTTTGTTAGCTTTAGTACTCCAGCTAGTTCAAGTTGGTTGGTTCTATCGCTTGCGTGGTTTACCCTTGTGGGCAGTCTTCCTTCAAGATACTTTGGGTGTTGCTCTCGTGCTGTTTGCCTTCGATGCTCCTTGGCAAGGAGGATTGATTGCTTTAGTCCTCTTATGGTTTGCACTTCGTAGTGCTAAGCAATGGTATGACTGGTATTGGAAGGGACAAGGACTGGGGACTAGGGATTAGGGACTGGGGATTAGGAGGACAAGGAAATAAGGAAGAATAATAACTATTGACCCTTGACTCCTGACCAATACCCAGCCCCCAGTCCCCAGTACACAATACCCTCTACTGCAAAAGTCCAATCATATGCAATAAGCCATGCCCGGTAATGATCTCGATGATTAAGGCAATGAAACCCAGCATGGCAATACGACCATTCCATACTTCAGCACTAGTAGTCAAACCCCACTGCCAACCTTCTTGCGGATACATTTTCACCATTTTTTTGATTTGGGCAGCTTGCGAAAGCTTGAAACTGGGTTTTTGCAGTGCATCAATCACTAAGTCTGCTAATGCTTTAATAAATACCGGATGGGTATTGGGAGCAGGTACGCGGCGAAAGTTATGAATTCCCGATTCTTCGGCGACTTCCCGGTATTCAATATCAATTTCTTGTAGTGTCTCGATGTGTTCTGAAACAAAACTGATCGGCACGACTACCAAATCTTTCACACCTTTTGCGCCTAATTCTTTGAGCGCATCTTCTGTATAGGGTTGCAACCATTCTACAGGCCCGACGCGACTTTGGTAAGCCAGTGTGTGAGTATTGCTTCGATTGAGGGTCTGCATAATCAAAGCAGTACATTCCTCAATTTCTTGCTGGTAGGGGTCGCCTGCCTCTTCAACATAGCTTTTAGGAACGCCATGAGCGCTGAAAAAGATATGAACCTCATTAGGATTGGGAAATTGATCTAGTTCTTGAGCTATGAGTTCCGCCATTGCCTGGAGATAACCTGATTGTTTGTACCAGGAAGGAATGACGGTGTAATCAATTCGCTGAAGTTTTGGATCTTCTTGCCAAAGTTTTTCTAACAGCCGGAAGCTAGAACCACTGGTACTGATGGAAAACTGGGGATACAGTGGTAAAATTACTAAGTGTTCTATATTATCTTGAGTCAGCTGTGCGATCGCCTCTTCGGTATAGGGATGCCAATAACGCATTCCTACATAGATATTTGCTTCTTGCCCCAAATAACCCAGTTGTTCTTTCAGAGCTTCCCCTTGGGCTTCCGTAATTCGCCTTAATGGAGAACCACCACCAATTTGTTTATAGTTTTCTTGA
This region of Nostoc sp. UHCC 0302 genomic DNA includes:
- a CDS encoding DUF4126 domain-containing protein; its protein translation is MIEILATLSASAAAGMRIGIPLLIIGLLQGSHFWSQVPILSHISPPVLLGLLTIWSLVELFASKKLTGQRVLQVVQLLLSPLVGAIMGLAVASATATPNWLIALIGGLLALVLQLVQVGWFYRLRGLPLWAVFLQDTLGVALVLFAFDAPWQGGLIALVLLWFALRSAKQWYDWYWKGQGLGTRD
- the hemH gene encoding ferrochelatase; the encoded protein is MGRVGVLLLNLGGPDKLEDVGPFLYNLFSDPEIIRLPFRWLQRPLAWFIASRRTKISQENYKQIGGGSPLRRITEAQGEALKEQLGYLGQEANIYVGMRYWHPYTEEAIAQLTQDNIEHLVILPLYPQFSISTSGSSFRLLEKLWQEDPKLQRIDYTVIPSWYKQSGYLQAMAELIAQELDQFPNPNEVHIFFSAHGVPKSYVEEAGDPYQQEIEECTALIMQTLNRSNTHTLAYQSRVGPVEWLQPYTEDALKELGAKGVKDLVVVPISFVSEHIETLQEIDIEYREVAEESGIHNFRRVPAPNTHPVFIKALADLVIDALQKPSFKLSQAAQIKKMVKMYPQEGWQWGLTTSAEVWNGRIAMLGFIALIIEIITGHGLLHMIGLLQ